A genome region from Falsibacillus pallidus includes the following:
- the spoIIE gene encoding stage II sporulation protein E gives MEKAERTMMETVRNVELGETKVGLTKGLQTFQTKMEVFFLQKGFILVLIGFLLGRALILSHLTPFSLPFFAAVYMIRRDKAPLALIGLLAGAVTLSIGSIVFTFAASVIFLISFRLFMQFKSNTVKALPFFVLFTSFIVKCVFLYVQQNQVFTVYDGVMAGVEAALSFILTLIFMQSIPLLSMHKRKKSLKTEEVVSLIIMLASVMTGTIGWTLYDLSIEHILSRYLVLLFAFVAGATVGSTVGVVTGLIFSLANVSSFYQMSLLAFSGLLGGLLKEGKRTGTAAGLLIATLLIGMYGETEGSLMQTIYESCAAIFLLYLTPQNLAAKLAKHIPGTPEYAQEQQHYMRKIRDVTANRVEQFSSVFQALSKSFSQYDEKKDSDYEDHELDMFMSNVTEKTCQTCFKKDHCWSRNFEETYELMKTVMYEVETGEGVISHRTSRDLDKHCVKAQKVQDAVQKELTYFQANQKLKKQVQESRKLVADQLLGVSEVMGDFAREIQRERENHHKQEESILEALEEFGIEIEGVEIYSLEQGNVDIDMTIPYCHGRGECEKLIAPMLSDITGESIIVQKEECAKYPNGFCQVTFRSAKAFVVDTAVAHAAKGGGLVSGDCYSTIELGPGKFAIAISDGMGNGERAHHESNETLRLLQKILQSGIEEKVAIKSINSILSLRTTDEIFSTLDLAMIDLQDASVKFLKIGSTPSFVKRGDKVFKIEASNLPMGIIQDFDVDVVSDQLKAGDLLIMMSDGVFEGPKHIENYDAWMKRKVRELQTDDPQEIADLIMEEVIRTRSGSIEDDMTIVVAAIKHNTPKWASIPVGKYKNIS, from the coding sequence ATGGAAAAAGCAGAACGAACCATGATGGAAACCGTCCGAAATGTTGAATTGGGGGAAACGAAGGTCGGATTGACGAAAGGCTTGCAAACCTTCCAGACAAAAATGGAGGTCTTCTTCCTTCAAAAGGGATTTATTTTGGTGTTGATTGGCTTTTTATTGGGGAGGGCTTTGATATTATCGCATCTGACGCCATTTTCTCTTCCTTTTTTTGCGGCAGTTTACATGATTCGAAGGGATAAAGCTCCGCTGGCTTTGATCGGACTCCTTGCAGGGGCTGTCACCCTTTCGATTGGGTCCATCGTTTTCACTTTTGCAGCGAGTGTCATATTCCTCATCAGCTTCCGTCTTTTCATGCAGTTTAAAAGCAACACGGTAAAGGCGCTGCCGTTTTTTGTCCTTTTCACATCATTTATCGTGAAATGTGTATTTTTATATGTGCAGCAGAATCAGGTCTTTACCGTCTATGACGGGGTGATGGCAGGGGTCGAGGCTGCCCTCAGTTTTATCCTTACATTGATCTTTATGCAGAGCATTCCGCTATTATCCATGCATAAAAGAAAAAAATCATTGAAGACAGAAGAAGTCGTCAGTTTGATCATCATGCTGGCATCCGTCATGACCGGAACGATCGGATGGACTTTATATGATTTATCGATAGAACATATTCTTTCAAGGTACTTGGTCCTGCTTTTTGCTTTTGTAGCGGGGGCTACGGTGGGCTCCACAGTCGGAGTTGTGACAGGGCTGATTTTCAGCCTTGCCAATGTGTCCAGTTTTTATCAAATGAGCCTTCTCGCTTTTTCAGGATTGTTAGGAGGATTGCTGAAAGAAGGAAAAAGGACGGGGACAGCTGCCGGGCTTTTGATTGCTACCCTTTTGATTGGAATGTATGGAGAGACGGAGGGCTCTCTTATGCAGACCATCTATGAAAGCTGCGCAGCTATTTTCCTGCTTTACTTGACTCCTCAAAATCTGGCAGCGAAATTGGCGAAGCATATTCCGGGCACCCCTGAATATGCACAGGAACAGCAGCATTATATGAGGAAAATCAGGGATGTCACGGCCAATCGTGTGGAGCAGTTCTCCTCTGTATTCCAAGCTCTCTCGAAGAGCTTTTCACAATACGATGAAAAAAAGGATTCGGATTATGAAGATCATGAATTGGATATGTTCATGAGCAATGTAACGGAAAAAACATGCCAGACCTGCTTTAAGAAAGATCACTGCTGGAGCAGGAATTTTGAAGAAACCTATGAGCTGATGAAAACAGTCATGTATGAAGTAGAGACGGGGGAAGGGGTCATCAGCCATAGGACAAGCCGGGACTTGGACAAGCATTGTGTGAAAGCCCAAAAAGTGCAGGACGCTGTCCAAAAGGAATTGACCTATTTCCAGGCCAATCAAAAATTGAAAAAGCAGGTTCAGGAGTCAAGGAAACTCGTAGCCGATCAGCTATTAGGAGTATCTGAAGTGATGGGTGACTTTGCGCGTGAAATTCAGCGTGAGCGGGAGAATCATCATAAACAGGAAGAGTCGATCCTGGAGGCGCTGGAAGAGTTCGGCATTGAAATAGAAGGGGTTGAAATCTATTCGCTGGAGCAGGGGAATGTGGATATTGATATGACCATCCCCTACTGCCATGGCAGGGGTGAATGTGAAAAACTGATAGCACCGATGCTTTCGGATATCACTGGTGAGTCCATCATTGTCCAGAAAGAAGAATGTGCTAAATACCCGAATGGATTCTGCCAAGTGACATTCCGCTCTGCAAAAGCTTTTGTCGTTGATACGGCTGTCGCGCATGCAGCAAAAGGAGGCGGTCTTGTTTCCGGCGACTGCTACTCAACGATTGAGCTCGGCCCAGGGAAGTTTGCCATTGCCATCAGTGACGGGATGGGGAACGGTGAGCGTGCCCATCACGAAAGCAACGAAACACTCAGGCTGCTTCAAAAGATCCTTCAATCAGGCATCGAGGAAAAGGTGGCGATTAAATCTATCAACTCCATTCTATCTTTGAGGACGACAGATGAGATATTCTCCACGCTCGATCTCGCCATGATCGATTTGCAGGATGCTTCCGTAAAATTCTTAAAAATCGGATCCACACCAAGCTTTGTCAAACGGGGGGATAAAGTATTCAAAATTGAAGCGAGCAATCTTCCGATGGGAATCATTCAGGATTTTGATGTGGACGTTGTATCGGATCAGCTGAAAGCGGGAGACCTGCTGATCATGATGAGCGACGGTGTATTTGAGGGGCCGAAGCATATTGAAAATTATGATGCATGGATGAAACGCAAGGTCAGGGAACTTCAAACAGATGATCCTCAGGAGATCGCTGATTTAATCATGGAGGAGGTCATCAGGACAAGGTCGGGCAGCATTGAAGATGATATGACCATTGTAGTGGCTGCCATAAAGCATAATACGCCGAAATGGGCCAGCATCCCAGTGGGGAAATATAAAAACATTTCCTGA
- a CDS encoding VWA domain-containing protein, whose translation MRTGTLKQILLITDGCSNQGEDPIAVAALAKEQGITVNVIGVMENDVIDQNGMQEIEDISMSGGGISQVVYAQALSQTVQMVTRKAMTQTLQGVVNKELKQILGQSASIEELPPEKRGEVMEVVDELGEKADLEVLILVDTSASMKNKLPTVKEALLDLSLSMNARMGDNKFSVFVFPGKKNDVEKLLDWTPRLESLTSIFSKLSSGGITPTGPALREALGHFKKKRSLRSLISRDGQFEESV comes from the coding sequence TTGAGGACGGGAACGTTAAAGCAAATTCTCTTAATAACAGACGGATGTTCAAATCAAGGGGAAGACCCCATTGCAGTTGCTGCATTGGCAAAGGAACAAGGGATAACAGTGAATGTCATCGGTGTCATGGAAAATGACGTGATTGACCAAAATGGGATGCAGGAAATCGAGGATATTTCCATGTCGGGCGGCGGCATCAGCCAAGTAGTTTATGCCCAGGCATTATCACAGACAGTTCAGATGGTGACGCGTAAAGCGATGACACAAACACTGCAGGGAGTCGTCAATAAAGAATTGAAGCAAATCCTTGGACAATCAGCTTCCATCGAGGAGCTTCCTCCTGAAAAAAGAGGAGAAGTCATGGAAGTGGTAGATGAACTTGGGGAAAAGGCTGACCTCGAAGTGCTTATACTTGTTGACACGAGTGCAAGCATGAAGAATAAGCTTCCAACAGTGAAAGAAGCGCTGCTGGATCTATCCCTCAGCATGAATGCCCGTATGGGGGATAACAAATTTTCTGTTTTTGTATTTCCCGGGAAAAAGAATGATGTCGAAAAATTGCTGGATTGGACGCCAAGGCTAGAATCCTTGACTAGCATCTTTTCCAAATTATCTTCCGGGGGGATTACACCTACCGGCCCAGCCCTTCGTGAAGCATTGGGTCATTTCAAGAAAAAACGTTCATTAAGGAGCCTCATTTCGCGTGATGGACAATTTGAAGAGTCAGTATAA
- a CDS encoding protein kinase domain-containing protein, with protein MDNLKSQYNFSPGTVVEGKWHKNRYTLIKQLGYGANGIVYLAKSAMGNAALKFSDNNISITSEVNVLKAFAKVPGSALGPSLLDVDDWEARNQKIPFYTMEYIEGPNLLDFVSQKGSTWQSVLILQLLKDLERLHQSGWVFGDLKPENLIVTGPPPRIRCIDVGGTTIQGRAIKEFTEFFDRGYWGAGSRKADPAYDLFAAAMVMVNMAYPKRFQKTGTGIRHIEDMIKSSQMLRPFQEPLMKAIKGQYASAGAMREGMLLAIDDNSQMSIPKKQTVPAKNHSSINSARKSPSAASRHMKNQKKKSKGGFAETILIIMIVGVLYFLYIYGQI; from the coding sequence ATGGACAATTTGAAGAGTCAGTATAATTTTTCTCCTGGCACAGTAGTTGAAGGGAAATGGCATAAAAACAGATATACACTGATCAAACAGCTGGGCTACGGCGCCAACGGCATTGTCTATTTAGCCAAATCAGCAATGGGGAATGCGGCACTGAAATTCAGCGATAACAATATATCCATAACATCAGAGGTGAATGTCCTCAAAGCATTTGCGAAGGTCCCAGGGTCTGCCCTCGGACCTTCTTTGTTAGATGTGGATGATTGGGAAGCAAGGAATCAGAAAATCCCCTTTTACACAATGGAATACATTGAGGGGCCGAACCTGCTTGACTTTGTTTCTCAAAAAGGGAGCACATGGCAGTCAGTTTTGATTCTTCAGCTGTTAAAGGATCTGGAAAGACTCCATCAGTCTGGATGGGTATTTGGAGATTTAAAACCGGAAAACCTGATTGTTACAGGTCCGCCTCCGAGGATCCGCTGCATAGATGTGGGAGGGACCACCATCCAAGGAAGAGCCATTAAGGAATTCACTGAATTCTTTGATCGCGGCTACTGGGGTGCAGGCTCCAGAAAAGCAGATCCCGCCTATGATCTGTTTGCAGCGGCAATGGTGATGGTCAATATGGCATATCCAAAACGTTTTCAAAAAACCGGAACGGGCATCCGCCACATTGAAGATATGATTAAAAGCAGCCAAATGCTGCGTCCGTTTCAAGAACCGCTCATGAAAGCGATTAAAGGACAATATGCGTCAGCTGGTGCAATGAGAGAAGGTATGCTCTTGGCCATCGATGACAATTCCCAAATGAGCATCCCTAAAAAGCAAACGGTCCCTGCCAAAAATCATTCTTCTATAAATAGCGCCAGGAAAAGTCCTTCTGCAGCGAGCCGCCACATGAAAAATCAAAAGAAAAAATCAAAGGGCGGATTTGCTGAAACGATTTTGATCATCATGATCGTCGGCGTCTTGTATTTTCTTTATATTTATGGGCAAATTTAG
- the tilS gene encoding tRNA lysidine(34) synthetase TilS: MFMLAYERKVSAFIERHGLVEKGDRILVAASGGPDSLSLLHFLSRRTSLYGIGLACITVDHMLRGRESHEDILFMERFCATLGIPCETASIDIKAKMADEGKGMQETARYYRYLFFEETLQEKGYTAIATGHHGDDQAETILMRLTRGAVGKSRAGIPVQRPFGSGRLIRPLLSLNKNEIEEYCRFYELKPRRDPSNEKDDYTRNRFRHRVLPALREENPNFHEQFQRFGEELREDEVFLQELTREEMNKLWNKHHDQISFEITRFHQMPLPLQRRGIQLILNYLYEELPSSISAVHIDAVQQLLKSSSNVSGQLDFPHHLKVIRSYNHCCFTFRPSGRTDPYEFELPLQGEINLPNASSIIAGDLNSMPLKNGNSSICLDTSMLNLPLIVRTRRDGDRIAAKGLNGTKKVKDIFIDSKIPVHMRESWPIVTDQSGEILWLPGIKKSKYDIEQAADKPLLILHFNPQTSSRGTINS; the protein is encoded by the coding sequence ATGTTTATGCTTGCGTACGAGAGGAAAGTATCCGCCTTTATTGAAAGGCATGGTTTGGTTGAAAAAGGAGACAGGATTCTGGTTGCTGCATCAGGCGGTCCGGATTCTCTTTCCCTTCTTCATTTTCTATCCCGGAGGACATCGCTTTATGGAATAGGACTGGCCTGCATAACGGTTGACCATATGTTAAGGGGCAGGGAATCACATGAAGATATACTCTTTATGGAAAGGTTCTGCGCCACATTGGGGATACCTTGCGAGACTGCTTCCATTGACATCAAAGCGAAAATGGCCGACGAAGGAAAAGGAATGCAGGAAACGGCAAGATATTACCGCTATCTCTTCTTTGAAGAAACACTTCAGGAGAAGGGATACACGGCCATCGCGACGGGCCATCACGGGGACGATCAAGCCGAGACCATCCTTATGAGGCTCACAAGGGGTGCTGTGGGGAAAAGCAGGGCAGGAATCCCTGTTCAAAGGCCCTTCGGAAGCGGGAGGCTCATCAGGCCGCTCCTAAGCCTCAACAAAAATGAAATAGAAGAATACTGCCGGTTTTATGAATTGAAGCCTAGAAGAGACCCCAGCAATGAAAAGGATGATTACACCCGCAATCGATTCAGGCACCGGGTGCTGCCTGCCCTTCGCGAGGAAAATCCGAACTTCCATGAACAATTCCAGCGTTTTGGAGAAGAATTAAGGGAAGATGAGGTTTTTCTGCAGGAATTAACAAGGGAAGAAATGAATAAGTTATGGAATAAACATCATGATCAAATTTCATTTGAAATCACAAGGTTTCACCAAATGCCTTTGCCTTTACAAAGAAGAGGGATTCAACTAATATTAAACTATCTTTACGAGGAGCTTCCATCCTCGATTTCGGCTGTACATATCGATGCAGTCCAGCAGCTTTTGAAAAGCAGTTCCAATGTATCCGGACAGCTGGATTTTCCGCATCATCTTAAGGTGATACGATCTTATAACCATTGCTGTTTTACATTCAGGCCATCAGGCAGGACAGATCCATATGAATTTGAACTGCCGCTGCAAGGGGAAATTAATCTCCCAAATGCCTCATCCATTATAGCGGGGGATCTCAATTCTATGCCGCTGAAGAATGGGAACAGCTCCATCTGTCTCGACACATCCATGCTGAATCTGCCTTTGATCGTCCGTACACGGCGCGATGGAGACAGGATAGCGGCAAAAGGGCTGAACGGGACCAAGAAAGTGAAAGATATATTCATTGACAGCAAAATCCCTGTCCACATGAGGGAATCCTGGCCGATCGTCACAGACCAGTCAGGGGAGATCCTTTGGCTGCCGGGGATCAAAAAGTCAAAATATGATATTGAACAAGCAGCTGATAAACCGCTATTGATTTTACATTTTAATCCGCAAACATCTTCTAGGGGGACAATTAATTCATGA
- the hpt gene encoding hypoxanthine phosphoribosyltransferase has translation MRNEIEKVLITEEEIQGKIREIASQLTEEYQDRFPLAIGVLKGAMPFMSDLLKRIDTHLEMDFMDVSSYGNSMVSTGEVKILKDLNTKVEGRDILIIEDIIDSGLTLSYLVELFKYRKAKSIKIVTLLDKPTGRKSDIHADYVGFIVPDEFVVGYGLDYAERYRNLPYIGILKPEVYNKGE, from the coding sequence ATGAGAAATGAAATCGAGAAAGTTTTAATCACTGAAGAAGAAATTCAAGGCAAAATCCGGGAAATCGCTTCCCAGCTGACTGAAGAATACCAAGATCGCTTTCCGCTTGCCATCGGGGTTCTAAAAGGCGCAATGCCATTTATGTCAGATCTTTTAAAACGCATTGATACCCATTTGGAAATGGACTTCATGGATGTTTCAAGCTATGGGAACTCCATGGTATCCACAGGTGAAGTGAAAATTTTAAAGGATTTAAATACTAAAGTTGAGGGTAGAGATATCTTAATCATAGAAGATATCATCGACAGCGGCTTGACACTCAGCTATCTTGTGGAATTATTTAAATACCGCAAAGCGAAATCCATTAAAATCGTCACGCTTCTTGATAAGCCGACTGGACGCAAATCTGACATCCATGCAGATTATGTAGGTTTCATTGTCCCTGACGAATTCGTTGTCGGATATGGACTTGACTACGCGGAAAGATACCGTAATCTTCCTTATATCGGTATTTTGAAGCCTGAAGTGTATAACAAAGGCGAGTAA
- the ftsH gene encoding ATP-dependent zinc metalloprotease FtsH: protein MNRIFRNTIFYLLVFLVIIGVVSYFNNNNTPTKNISYGDFVSHLEKGDVENVSIQPERGVYEVRGQLKDYKEGQQFLTYVMNSQTLLDRITEASAKSDVKVLPAKETSGWVSFFTTIIPFVIIFILFFFLLNQAQGGGSRVMNFGKSKARLYSEEKKKVRFKDVAGADEEKQELVEVVEFLKDPRKFSELGARIPKGVLLVGPPGTGKTLLARAVAGEAGVPFFSISGSDFVEMFVGVGASRVRDLFENAKKNAPCIIFIDEIDAVGRQRGAGLGGGHDEREQTLNQLLVEMDGFGANEGIIIIAATNRPDILDPALLRPGRFDRQITVDRPDVKGREAVLHVHARNKPLSDKVDLKAIAMRTPGFSGADLENLLNEAALVAARQDKKKIDMTDIDEATDRVIAGPAKKSKVISQKERKIVAFHEGGHTIIGVVLDEAEMVHKVTIVPRGQAGGYAVMLPKEDRYFMTKPELLDKITGLLGGRVAEEITFGEVSTGAHNDFQRATGIARRMVTEFGMSDKLGPLQFGQAQGGQVFLGRDLQNDQNYSDAIAYEIDLEIQRIIKECYARAKKILTENRDKLELVANTLLEVETLDAQQIKHLIDHGTLPDRSEVSLDKDEVKRIDNGDVKVNIQKKKEDTLNGSKPGDQVEGPLSSDENDPNREL from the coding sequence ATGAACCGGATTTTTCGAAACACGATATTTTATTTGCTAGTATTTCTGGTGATTATTGGTGTGGTCAGCTACTTCAACAACAATAATACACCTACAAAGAATATATCCTATGGCGACTTCGTATCCCACCTTGAAAAAGGCGATGTCGAAAATGTCTCCATACAGCCTGAAAGAGGCGTTTATGAAGTAAGAGGACAATTAAAGGATTACAAAGAAGGCCAGCAGTTCCTTACATATGTAATGAACAGCCAGACACTTCTCGATCGGATTACTGAAGCATCAGCTAAATCCGACGTGAAAGTCCTTCCTGCTAAGGAGACGAGTGGATGGGTATCCTTCTTTACAACGATCATTCCTTTTGTCATCATCTTCATTCTGTTCTTCTTCTTGCTGAACCAGGCTCAGGGCGGCGGAAGCCGAGTGATGAACTTTGGGAAAAGCAAAGCAAGGCTTTACAGTGAAGAAAAGAAAAAAGTGCGATTCAAAGATGTTGCTGGTGCAGATGAGGAAAAGCAAGAGCTCGTTGAGGTCGTTGAGTTCCTTAAAGATCCACGCAAATTCTCTGAATTGGGGGCACGCATTCCTAAAGGCGTCCTTCTCGTAGGACCTCCGGGAACTGGTAAAACCCTTCTTGCAAGAGCTGTTGCTGGAGAAGCTGGAGTTCCATTCTTCTCAATCAGTGGTTCAGACTTTGTTGAAATGTTTGTAGGGGTCGGTGCATCCCGTGTACGTGACCTTTTTGAAAATGCTAAAAAGAACGCTCCTTGCATCATTTTCATTGATGAAATCGATGCGGTAGGACGCCAGCGTGGTGCAGGACTAGGCGGCGGACACGATGAACGTGAACAGACGCTGAATCAGCTCCTTGTGGAAATGGATGGTTTCGGTGCCAATGAAGGCATCATCATCATCGCTGCAACAAACAGACCTGATATTCTGGATCCAGCCCTTCTTCGTCCGGGACGTTTTGATAGACAAATCACTGTTGACCGTCCGGATGTTAAAGGACGTGAAGCGGTCCTTCATGTACATGCCCGAAACAAGCCGCTTTCAGATAAAGTGGACTTGAAGGCCATTGCTATGAGGACTCCTGGCTTCTCAGGTGCAGACCTTGAGAACCTATTGAATGAAGCTGCCCTCGTTGCAGCCCGTCAAGATAAGAAGAAAATTGATATGACGGATATCGACGAAGCGACAGACCGCGTCATTGCGGGTCCTGCGAAGAAGAGCAAGGTCATTTCTCAGAAAGAAAGAAAAATTGTTGCCTTCCATGAAGGTGGACACACTATTATCGGCGTCGTCCTGGATGAAGCCGAAATGGTGCATAAGGTAACGATCGTTCCTCGCGGCCAAGCGGGTGGATACGCAGTTATGCTTCCAAAAGAAGATCGCTACTTCATGACGAAGCCGGAGCTTCTTGATAAAATCACTGGATTGCTCGGAGGCCGTGTAGCTGAAGAGATTACATTCGGTGAAGTATCAACAGGAGCGCATAATGACTTCCAGCGTGCAACAGGCATTGCCCGCAGAATGGTCACTGAATTTGGTATGAGTGATAAACTTGGACCATTGCAGTTCGGCCAGGCTCAAGGAGGTCAAGTATTCCTTGGCAGAGATCTTCAGAATGACCAAAACTATTCTGATGCCATCGCATACGAAATTGATCTTGAGATCCAGCGCATCATCAAAGAGTGCTATGCACGCGCTAAGAAGATCCTTACGGAAAATAGAGATAAGCTTGAATTGGTAGCGAATACTCTATTGGAAGTGGAAACACTTGATGCACAGCAAATCAAACACTTGATTGACCACGGAACACTTCCTGACAGAAGCGAAGTTTCCTTGGATAAAGACGAAGTGAAGCGCATCGATAATGGCGATGTGAAAGTGAATATTCAAAAGAAGAAAGAAGACACTTTGAATGGCTCTAAACCGGGCGATCAAGTTGAAGGTCCACTTTCTTCAGATGAAAACGATCCTAATAGAGAATTATAA